The proteins below come from a single Fusarium verticillioides 7600 chromosome 3, whole genome shotgun sequence genomic window:
- a CDS encoding translation initiation factor RLI1, whose amino-acid sequence MSDKLTRIAIVNSDKCRPRKCRQECKKSCPVVRSGKLCIEVQPDSKLAFISESLCIGCGICPKKCPFDAITIINLPTNLESQVTHRYGPNSFKLHRLPMPRPGQVLGLVGTNGIGKSTALKILSGKLKPNLGRHDNPPDWEDVIKHFRGSELQNYFTKLLEDDLKAVVKPQYVDQIPRAVRGPNKTVRFLIESRASLGNTEQVANVLELNHIMDRDINHLSGGELQRFAIGTVSVQAADVYMFDEPSSYLDVKQRLSAASIIRSLLRDNGYIIVVEHDLSVLDYLSDYICVLYGKPAVYGVVTLPHSVREGINIFLDGHIPTENLRFRDESLTFRIAETTDDFAIDKSRAFTYPKMEKTLGSFKLNIEAGDFTDSEIIVMMGENGTGKTTFCRLLAGALKPDSQKSVPEMRISMKPQTITPKFDGTVRQLFFKKIKQSFLSPQFQTDVVKPLKLDDFIDQEVKNLSGGELQRVAIVLALGIPADIYLIDEPSAYLDSEQRIIASRVIKRFIMHSKKTAFIVEHDFIMATYLADRVIVFDGQPGIDAHANKPESLLTGCNTFLKNLDVTFRRDPTNYRPRINKSGSQLDQEQKMSGNFFFLEETPDKS is encoded by the exons ATGTCGGACAAGCTCACCCG TATCGCCATCGTCAATAGCGACAAG TGTCGCCCTCGAAAATGTCGTCAAGAGTGCAAAAAGTCTTGCCCCGTCGTTCGCAGCGGAAAACTCTGTATTGAGGTCCAGCCCGACTCTAAGCTCGCGTTCATATCCGAGTCCCTCTGCATCGGTTGCGGTATCTGCCCCAAGAAGTGCCCTTTCgatgccatcaccatcatcaacttgccCACCAATCTCGAAAGCCAGGTCACCCACCGATATGGACCCAACAGTTTCAAGCTGCACCGTCTGCCCATGCCCCGACCCGGCCAGGTTCTCGGTTTGGTCGGAACAAACGGTATTGGAAAGAGTACCGCTCTGAAGATTCTCAGCGGAAAGCTCAAGCCCAACTTGGGCCGACACGACAACCCTCCTGATTGGGAGGACGTTATCAAGCACTTTCGTGGTTCCGAGCTTCAGA ACTacttcaccaagcttctcgaagatGACCTCAAGGCAGTTGTCAAGCCTCAGTATGTCGACCAGATCCCCAGAGCGGTCAGGGGTCCCAACAAGACTGTCCGATTCCTTATCGAGAGTCGTGCCTCGCTTGGAAATACGGAGCAGGTTGCCAATGTTCTCGAGTTGAACCACATCATGGACCGAGACATCAACCACCTGTCTGGTGGTGAGCTTCAGCGTTTCGCTATTGGCACGGTTTCAGTACAGGCGGCGGATGTGTATATGTTTGACGAGCCAAGTTCATACCTTGATGTCAAGCAGCGTCTGAGTGCTGCCTCAATCATCCGCTCCCTCCTCCGGGACAACGGCTATATCATCGTTGTCGAGCACGATCTGTCTGTTTTGGATTACCTCTCCGACTATATCTGCGTTCTGTACGGAAAGCCCGCCGTTTATGGTGTCGTCACCCTCCCGCACTCCGTTCGTGAGGgtatcaacatcttccttgacGGTCACATTCCGACTGAGAACTTGCGATTCCGAGATGAGTCTCTGACCTTCCGTATTGCGGAGACTACCGATGATTTCGCTATCGACAAATCTCGTGCCTTTACCTATCCTAAGATGGAGAAGACCCTCggcagcttcaagctcaacatcgagGCTGGTGACTTCACTGATTCcgagatcatcgtcatgatgggcgagaACGGTACCGGAAAGACCACATTCTGCCGCCTCTTGGCTGGAGCCCTCAAGCCTGATAGTCAGAAAAGCGTTCCCGAGATGCGAATCAGCATGAAGCCTCAGACTATCACCCCCAAATTCGACGGCACTGTCCGCcaacttttcttcaagaagattaAGCAGTCTTTCCTGTCCCCCCAGTTTCAGACTGACGTCGTCAAGCCTCTCAAGCTCGACGATTTCATTGATCAAGAAGTGAAGAACCTTTCTGGTGGTGAATTGCAGCGTGTTGCCATCGTCCTTGCCCTGGGTATCCCTGCGGACATTTATCTGATCGATGAGCCGTCGGCCTATCTCGACTCTGAGCAGCGTATTATTGCCTCACGAGTCATCAAGCGTTTCATCATGCATTCCAAGAAGACTGCTTTCATCGTTGAGCAcgatttcatcatggccacgtACCTTGCTGACCGTGTCATTGTCTTCGACGGACAACCTGGTATCGACGCTCATGCCAACAAGCCAGAATCTCTCCTTACCGGCTGTAACaccttcttgaagaaccTCGACGTCACTTTCCGTCGTGATCCCACCAACTATCGCCCCCGTATTAACAAGAGCGGATCTCAGCTCGACCAAGAGCAGAAGATGAGTGGCAACTTC ttcttcttggaggagacCCCTGACAAGAGCTAA